Genomic window (Bradyrhizobium sp. 186):
CAACGTGGTGAAACTGGCGCCGAACCGTTCGCGCAGCACGTCGAAACGCAAGGGCTCGCCCGGCGGAAGGGCGCAGGTGACGATTTCTTCGCGCAGCCGATACGTGATGTCGGCGGCGATGGTCTTGCCGAATTCCTTGCGGGGGCGAATGGCGCTGTGAGGCATGGTTCTGCCAATGAATCGATGCCTCAACATGCCGCGCGAACGACCATCTTGCAATAATTTTCGTAAACGATATTATTTTCGAAAATACAGGTCTGGCGAGGGGATTACTCATGAAGGCGGTTCTGGTGCGTCAGCCGGGTGGGCCGGATGCACTCGAGGTGGTCGAGCTTCCGGTCCCCGTGCCGGCAGCGGGGCAGGTCCAAATCCGTGCCGAGGCGTTCGGGGTGGGACAGCCCGACGTTCTGATCCGCCGTGGCGTCTACAAATGGATGCCGCCGCTCCCGGCCAATCCCGGCAATGATGTCGCCGGCCGCATTTCCGCAATCGGCTCCGGCGTCGAGGGTATGGCGATCGGTCAGAAAGTCCTGCTGAGCGCGCGGGACCTTGCCCAGCGTGGCGGCTGTTACGCCGAGTATGTCGTTGCCCCCGCAGACGCTGTTCACGTGCTTCCCGAGGATGTCGATCTGCACGCGGCGGTCTGCCTCTCGAACTACCAGGTGGCTTACGCGCTGCTGCACGAGTGTCGTCATCCGCGCGCGGGCGCGAGTGTGCTGGTGATCGGAGCGGCCGGCGGCGTCGGCACGGCGCTGGTGCAACTCGCCAAGCTCGCGCAGATGACGGTCGTCGGCACCGTCTCCACCGAGGAGAAGGCAGAGTTCGCGCGCCGCAACGGCGCAGACCACGTGATCTTCTACCGCCGTGAGGATGTCGTGGCGCGAACCCGTGAACTGACGAAGGGCGAGGGCGTAGGCCTCGTGCTCGATCACGTCTGCGGGCCGGAGTTCACGAGCTATCTGGGTGCGCTCGGCAAGTGGGGCACGCTGTTGTCCTACAACGCGTTTGCGGGACTGCCGGAAGAGAACCTGATGGCCGCGATGCGCGATCATCTCGATATCTGTCCCGCCGTGCGCTGCTTCTCCTTCCATATCTACGATCACGACCGCGAAGGGCGCCGTGCACTCATGCGCAACGTGATCGACGCGCTGAGCCGCACCGCGATCAGGCCGGCGATATCGGCGCGATTGAAGCTTGAAGACGTCGGGAAAGCTCACGCGCTGCTCGAGCAGGGCTCCGCGCTGGGCAAGATCATCATGACACCATGAGCGGCAGCAA
Coding sequences:
- a CDS encoding zinc-dependent alcohol dehydrogenase family protein, with product MKAVLVRQPGGPDALEVVELPVPVPAAGQVQIRAEAFGVGQPDVLIRRGVYKWMPPLPANPGNDVAGRISAIGSGVEGMAIGQKVLLSARDLAQRGGCYAEYVVAPADAVHVLPEDVDLHAAVCLSNYQVAYALLHECRHPRAGASVLVIGAAGGVGTALVQLAKLAQMTVVGTVSTEEKAEFARRNGADHVIFYRREDVVARTRELTKGEGVGLVLDHVCGPEFTSYLGALGKWGTLLSYNAFAGLPEENLMAAMRDHLDICPAVRCFSFHIYDHDREGRRALMRNVIDALSRTAIRPAISARLKLEDVGKAHALLEQGSALGKIIMTP